Proteins encoded in a region of the Magallana gigas chromosome 8, xbMagGiga1.1, whole genome shotgun sequence genome:
- the LOC109620243 gene encoding uncharacterized protein gives MAALSELTDMIPVDRTSANVQQRKGVFSGVVSTCACSICLVIVIVFSTVRGYAGHSPVVWGLEAILTSIGGVITYIIWIVVHKNGDRSLEQNTEDVTIRMKLCFLWLFGIVNILNSAINMAIDCDCIDKHGREQFPGDLIVSIATHTIEIIFNTGQLGFISSYSAYRLKSSTLINYGISTIILTHVIRWFRTLFSSLLSNHLIYNTNHSKSFLNNCYWNTDLTHFRKSIETYIEPTLTEYSLLAVSFMLRMWISFEKVDRPSPFPTLVNTERTPLLDSCSPQTSNMGNIQIGFERTHSLRSAVRSSSVYICVLVAIVLCLPILTTVIMASAVENYSYHYQLSSGIVQCVFKLQLFIVILLAFYLCNKQYKEECSTEKMNSSRYILILCTAGAVAYSTFGLIAGMMYQRMEFPTLSIALVIQKIFEIACTYLQTILILQSPAYNTVRDRKVCIPVYKVHCVLFTINIIMWLVNSYMGKVVGSVMHIEASFYGDKYWKAVNDVVYPITIFYRFHTAMDIYQLYKKYEHSYTMQVLNNA, from the coding sequence ATGGCAGCTCTTTCCGAGTTAACAGACATGATTCCGGTAGATAGGACATCTGCGAATGTTCAGCAACGAAAAGGGGTTTTCTCGGGTGTTGTTTCGACCTGCGCCTGCTCTATTTGCTTAGTAATCGTCATAGTGTTTTCAACCGTTCGAGGGTATGCTGGACATAGTCCAGTTGTTTGGGGGTTGGAGGCAATATTAACTTCCATAGGTGGAGTCATTACTTATATCATCTGGATTGTTGTTCATAAAAATGGAGATCGATCCCTGGAGCAGAACACAGAAGACGTCACCATCCGAATGAAATTATGTTTTCTCTGGTTATTTGGAATCGTTAATATCCTTAACTCTGCTATAAACATGGCCATAGATTGTGACTGCATCGATAAACATGGTAGGGAACAATTTCCTGGAGATCTAATAGTTAGCATAGCAACACACACAATTGAGATAATATTTAACACGGGACAACTTGGATTTATAAGTTCTTATTCTGCTTATCGATTAAAATCTTCAACTCTCATAAATTACGGCATATCGACAATTATTCTCACTCATGTCATAAGATGGTTTCGAACACTTTTCTCGTCACTTCTAAGTAATCACTTAATATATAACACAAACCACTCCAAAAGCTTCCTAAACAACTGTTACTGGAACACCGATTTGACACATTTTCGGAAGTCTATCGAAACTTATATCGAACCAACTCTGACAGAGTACAGTCTTCTTGCAGTTTCGTTCATGTTACGAATGTGGATATCATTTGAAAAGGTGGATAGACCATCGCCTTTTCCTACTTTAGTTAACACCGAACGAACCCCTTTGCTTGATTCTTGCTCTCCTCAAACAAGCAACATGGGAAATATACAAATAGGGTTTGAACGTACGCATAGCCTTAGATCTGCTGTCAGGAGTTCTTCTGTATATATATGTGTCTTAGTGGCCATCGTATTATGCCTGCCAATTCTAACCACTGTAATCATGGCGTCAGCGGTGGAAAATTACTCTTACCATTACCAGCTCTCATCAGGAATTGTCCAGTGTGTTTTCAAACTTCAACTCTTTATTGTGATTTTGTTGGCGTTTTATCTATGCAATAAACAATACAAGGAAGAATGTAGTACAGAGAAAATGAATAGCAGTCGATATATTTTGATTCTCTGTACCGCAGGGGCAGTTGCATACAGTACGTTCGGGCTGATTGCAGGAATGATGTATCAAAGAATGGAGTTTCCAACACTTTCCATTGCATTAGTTATTCAAAAAATCTTTGAGATAGCTTGTACCTATTTGCAAACAATACTCATTCTACAATCCCCTGCATACAATACGGTTCGCGATCGAAAAGTCTGCATACCTGTGTATAAAGTACACTGTGTCTTGTTTACAATTAACATAATAATGTGGCTGGTGAATAGCTACATGGGGAAAGTAGTGGGTAGCGTCATGCACATAGAAGCAAGTTTTTATGGAGATAAATACTGGAAAGCTGTAAATGACGTTGTGTACCCTATCACAATCTTTTACAGATTTCATACGGCGATGGACATTTATCAATTGTACAAAAAGTACGAACACTCGTACACAATGCAGGTTTTAAATAATGCTTAA